One Serpentinicella alkaliphila DNA segment encodes these proteins:
- a CDS encoding aminotransferase-like domain-containing protein: MPVNSFENYPMTWRPSKTQLKSPLYMSIANLLEYDIVNGYLAPNTKLPPQRELADYLDINLSTITRAFKICELKGLIYAQTGKGTFVSPNFGLEISIVDSTIENQNYIDMGLIKPFDDFNLVTAEAIKKLSDKGCLENLLNYSYPIGSPYHKMTAMKWLKNFNLSVKADNVAITSGSQNSVTLTLISLFGAGDKIAVDMYTYPNFIELANMLNIKLIPIKGDAFGMNPEDLDVQCKLNSIQGIYLTPSCNNPSAILMNMQRKEEIARIIKKNKLILIEDDIFSFIAPRHYLPISYFVPEQSIYICSVSKSLCSGIRVAFLYFADKFSANIIRGIHTTTIKTPALNVEVVAELINTGLAEKIVSDKLIIAKERNEIYKKYFKINNENENPLSFYRWLPLDQKYDANEFEKLALKHGIRIYHSNRFLVANLEEKQFLRVSLSSCLDSNELEKGLKILKDILYDTTYYKNNNSLII; encoded by the coding sequence ATGCCAGTAAACTCTTTTGAAAACTATCCAATGACCTGGAGACCAAGCAAAACTCAACTAAAATCACCATTATACATGTCAATTGCTAATCTATTAGAATATGATATTGTTAATGGTTATCTTGCCCCAAATACAAAACTTCCTCCTCAACGAGAGCTTGCAGATTATTTAGATATAAATTTAAGTACTATAACTAGGGCATTTAAAATATGTGAATTAAAAGGATTAATATATGCTCAAACTGGAAAGGGTACTTTTGTTTCCCCGAATTTTGGATTAGAGATCTCAATTGTAGATAGTACAATAGAAAATCAAAATTATATTGATATGGGTCTAATTAAACCTTTTGATGATTTTAATCTAGTTACAGCAGAAGCTATTAAAAAACTTTCGGATAAAGGCTGTCTAGAAAATTTATTAAACTACAGCTATCCCATAGGATCCCCTTATCATAAAATGACTGCAATGAAATGGTTAAAAAACTTCAATTTAAGTGTAAAGGCTGATAATGTTGCAATAACTTCAGGCTCCCAAAATTCAGTTACGCTAACCTTAATATCTTTATTCGGGGCTGGTGACAAAATTGCTGTTGATATGTATACTTATCCAAATTTTATCGAGCTGGCTAATATGTTAAATATTAAACTAATCCCTATAAAAGGTGATGCATTTGGAATGAATCCTGAAGATTTAGATGTACAATGTAAATTAAATAGTATACAAGGTATATATCTAACCCCTTCTTGTAATAACCCATCAGCAATATTAATGAACATGCAACGAAAAGAAGAAATTGCACGAATTATAAAGAAGAATAAACTGATTTTGATAGAAGATGATATTTTTTCTTTTATAGCTCCAAGACATTACCTTCCTATTTCTTATTTTGTGCCTGAGCAATCTATTTACATTTGTAGTGTATCAAAATCCCTGTGCTCAGGTATTCGAGTCGCTTTTCTGTATTTTGCCGATAAATTTTCAGCAAATATTATACGTGGAATTCACACTACTACAATAAAGACGCCGGCTTTGAATGTGGAAGTAGTCGCGGAATTAATTAACACTGGTCTTGCGGAAAAAATAGTGTCAGACAAGTTGATAATAGCTAAAGAAAGAAACGAAATTTATAAAAAGTATTTTAAAATAAACAACGAGAATGAAAACCCTCTCAGTTTTTACCGATGGCTTCCTTTAGACCAAAAATATGATGCCAATGAATTTGAGAAACTTGCACTGAAGCATGGAATTAGAATTTATCACTCCAACCGCTTTTTGGTTGCTAATTTGGAAGAAAAACAGTTTTTACGAGTATCACTTTCATCATGTTTAGACTCTAATGAGTTAGAAAAAGGTTTAAAAATACTAAAAGATATTTTATACGATACAACTTATTATAAAAATAATAATTCACTGATCATTTAG
- a CDS encoding AzlC family ABC transporter permease has translation MELLQEFTLKDGWTVKDEKDYRIFLKGFIDTMPLGISTLIYGVVYGVMASKAGLSIFETIGMSAFIFVGASQMTAVQMIAIGSSPISIIITVLIINLRHLLLAASISPYLKDVSKKMKMINAFLMTDESYAVTYSHFQTNKPSSIYFLGSGINIYILWGSAGVIGFFFGNIISPQLNYIFDFAFVAAFIGMIVPMIKDFPTVATVVTSAVVSITGSQLITGKWYIIIAALLASTAGYIVSELKSKVEANRVIKGGIDCEH, from the coding sequence GTGGAGTTATTACAAGAATTTACTTTAAAGGACGGGTGGACTGTGAAAGACGAAAAAGACTATAGAATATTTCTAAAAGGTTTTATTGATACAATGCCCTTAGGGATAAGTACATTAATATATGGTGTTGTATACGGAGTGATGGCAAGTAAAGCAGGACTTAGCATATTTGAAACTATAGGAATGTCCGCTTTTATATTTGTTGGAGCATCCCAAATGACAGCTGTTCAGATGATTGCCATTGGAAGTAGTCCAATTTCAATAATAATAACTGTACTTATTATAAATTTAAGACATTTATTACTTGCTGCTTCAATATCACCTTACTTAAAAGATGTATCAAAAAAGATGAAGATGATCAATGCTTTTTTAATGACAGATGAAAGTTATGCTGTAACATATAGTCACTTTCAGACAAATAAGCCCTCAAGCATATATTTTTTAGGTAGTGGTATAAATATATATATATTATGGGGCTCAGCGGGCGTAATAGGTTTCTTTTTTGGAAATATCATTTCACCTCAGTTAAATTATATTTTTGATTTTGCTTTTGTAGCGGCATTTATAGGGATGATAGTACCTATGATTAAAGATTTTCCGACTGTCGCTACTGTAGTTACATCAGCAGTTGTTTCAATAACTGGGAGTCAATTAATTACAGGAAAATGGTATATAATTATAGCTGCCTTACTAGCAAGTACAGCAGGATACATTGTATCAGAACTTAAATCAAAGGTAGAGGCAAATAGGGTAATTAAAGGAGGTATTGATTGTGAGCATTAA
- a CDS encoding AzlD domain-containing protein: protein MSIKMLIIILGAGFVTYCTRFPLILATSKGEINPGLKKFMSFIAPAVLTSLIIPAIFIREGNIDISLTNNYIIASVITVITAYFSKNMLLSVIVGICTVAILMFIS from the coding sequence GTGAGCATTAAAATGCTAATTATAATATTAGGGGCTGGATTTGTAACGTACTGTACAAGGTTTCCACTAATTTTAGCTACAAGTAAAGGTGAAATTAATCCTGGGTTAAAAAAGTTTATGAGCTTCATTGCACCTGCAGTTCTAACATCTTTAATTATTCCAGCCATTTTTATAAGAGAAGGAAATATCGACATATCTTTAACCAACAATTATATAATTGCTTCTGTAATAACTGTAATAACAGCATATTTTTCAAAAAATATGCTGTTGTCTGTAATAGTTGGTATTTGTACTGTAGCTATTCTTATGTTTATTAGTTAG
- a CDS encoding HAD-IC family P-type ATPase, producing the protein MQEISTLPGRVRYRLPEILNKEIANYIHVSLEKLVGVKYTKVNHHTSSVLIIYDSNKLSKQNLEYRIRDIVKLKNKKTNLLQYEESYLTAINNLKKSKNRLFFYGVLYLLFKLKTSIFGRFSISRNVRLLIAASAITTIEGYPLLRRLFKGISSKTPVFSDILLKVTAMALIFLREDGTGCLLLCLKYMNDYLRYSTEVEYLKLINQTILDNSYMVRTTTKEGLELFIPTSSLRIGDIIYLNEGEFIPADGVILEGAAAIDEVFGTGQIIVRNKEYNHKVFEGEKIISGSIRLEVMELPINIDNLNKSFEPLHLQERVVRYQETIGPISIVLAMFKYLTTGDFLSALSIMLLLCPTASELAVNAGMNSYLHLLGKNRIFLRNPNVIEKVANIEHMAFDKTGTLTQIGCKTLSSELKLPKDTVRAEAKALISSLKSLGIGNLSLLTGDNFNRATEIAKELDIKNIYSNCSRYDKGNVIQKIKGYDTVMMVGDGVNDLEAMKNADVSVGIMHECSDKVKLYSDCVLFDDDLLKLRDFIILSNKSEMAINSHFKFSKSYNIGFGLLAIFIPFNPYYAKTLNTLNSMLVMLLSKRIEYLKPTNFQNAINYNRTQVY; encoded by the coding sequence TTGCAAGAAATTAGTACCCTACCAGGAAGAGTTAGATATAGGCTTCCTGAAATTTTGAATAAAGAAATAGCTAATTATATCCATGTTTCACTAGAGAAGCTGGTGGGGGTAAAATATACTAAGGTTAATCATCATACCTCATCAGTTCTTATAATTTATGACTCTAATAAATTAAGCAAACAAAATCTTGAGTATCGAATAAGGGATATTGTTAAATTAAAAAATAAAAAGACAAATCTCCTACAATACGAGGAGTCTTATTTGACTGCAATAAATAATTTAAAGAAGTCAAAAAATAGACTCTTCTTTTATGGTGTTCTTTATTTACTATTTAAATTGAAGACTTCCATATTTGGTAGGTTTTCTATTAGTAGAAATGTACGATTATTAATAGCTGCCTCTGCTATTACTACAATTGAAGGTTATCCCCTACTAAGAAGGCTTTTTAAAGGTATTTCTTCTAAAACTCCTGTGTTTTCAGACATTTTATTAAAGGTTACTGCTATGGCACTAATCTTCCTAAGAGAAGATGGTACTGGCTGCTTATTACTATGTCTTAAATATATGAACGATTATTTGAGATACTCAACTGAAGTAGAATATCTCAAATTAATAAACCAAACTATACTAGATAATTCATATATGGTTAGAACAACAACTAAAGAGGGATTGGAACTATTTATTCCTACTAGCTCCTTAAGAATTGGAGACATTATTTATTTAAATGAGGGAGAATTCATTCCAGCGGATGGCGTTATTTTAGAAGGCGCCGCAGCTATTGACGAAGTCTTTGGTACTGGACAAATTATTGTTAGAAATAAAGAGTACAATCATAAGGTCTTTGAAGGTGAAAAAATAATTAGTGGTAGTATTCGATTAGAAGTTATGGAGCTTCCTATTAATATTGACAACTTAAATAAATCATTTGAGCCCCTACATCTGCAAGAAAGGGTGGTTAGATATCAAGAAACTATAGGCCCGATCTCTATTGTATTAGCCATGTTTAAATATTTAACAACAGGTGATTTTTTAAGTGCACTATCTATTATGCTTTTACTCTGTCCAACTGCTTCAGAACTAGCAGTCAATGCAGGTATGAATAGCTATTTACATTTACTAGGTAAAAATAGAATATTTTTACGGAATCCAAATGTAATTGAGAAGGTAGCAAATATTGAGCATATGGCCTTTGATAAAACTGGAACGCTCACACAAATAGGATGTAAAACTTTAAGTAGTGAGCTTAAGCTTCCTAAAGATACTGTTAGAGCAGAAGCTAAAGCATTAATTAGTTCGTTAAAAAGCCTAGGAATCGGCAACCTCTCGCTTTTAACAGGCGATAACTTTAATAGAGCTACGGAAATCGCTAAAGAACTAGATATTAAAAATATTTATAGTAATTGTAGCCGATATGATAAAGGTAACGTGATTCAAAAGATAAAAGGTTATGATACTGTTATGATGGTAGGTGATGGAGTAAATGACTTAGAAGCCATGAAGAATGCTGATGTAAGTGTAGGTATAATGCATGAATGCTCTGATAAAGTTAAGTTATACTCTGATTGTGTTCTATTTGATGATGACCTACTTAAACTACGGGATTTTATAATTCTTTCAAATAAATCTGAAATGGCAATAAATAGTCATTTTAAATTTTCCAAATCATATAACATTGGATTTGGCTTATTAGCAATTTTTATCCCATTCAATCCCTACTATGCAAAGACATTAAATACACTTAATTCAATGTTAGTTATGTTATTAAGTAAAAGAATTGAATACTTAAAACCAACAAATTTTCAAAATGCAATAAATTATAATAGAACTCAAGTCTACTAA
- a CDS encoding HMA2 domain-containing protein, producing the protein MINCAIDKIEVISSIPGRIRLNTNKLCNQNIFENSILIIFQKVKGIKNVIYNKHTGNTLIYYEEEFLTEDEVIKHLMKSSKEEFTNNIRNFETNKLLKEILPAFNPLNLIKRKYSEQMYSNEYNLSKSLLRLGLTAGIIGLAINTVPVSLLSLSILSYPGIFFAITSIGYSYVSALAKGLNIYVDNLKTIKLLARTNKVLIEDKVLLDEINSSLDFSNTTSQEDYSFIKIKYRVNFNGKDFIKDFRKYGVLKFGILTKQKNHEVEILSDYLTINNIYEESNNVIHTIGKSKENITAIGYINTLGNFKKLNQNISINILNKENSQNSSTNISILEEDLNQIPKLFRLSQIGEELINRSHTIALTINSIALLMIPFIQLHPITALMIYGLNLLIQIYLLQNYTDNYKGVLFNDL; encoded by the coding sequence ATGATAAATTGTGCTATAGATAAAATAGAAGTTATTTCTTCGATACCAGGCAGAATTAGACTTAATACAAATAAATTATGTAATCAAAATATATTTGAAAACTCTATACTAATTATATTTCAAAAAGTTAAAGGTATAAAAAACGTTATCTATAATAAGCATACGGGCAACACTTTAATTTATTATGAGGAAGAGTTCTTAACTGAAGATGAAGTTATTAAACATCTAATGAAATCTTCAAAGGAAGAATTCACTAATAACATTAGAAATTTTGAAACAAATAAGCTATTAAAAGAGATCTTACCGGCTTTTAATCCTTTAAATCTAATAAAGAGGAAATACTCAGAGCAAATGTATTCAAATGAATATAATCTATCTAAATCTTTACTTAGATTAGGATTGACTGCGGGCATTATTGGTTTAGCAATAAATACTGTTCCAGTAAGTTTACTATCTCTTAGTATTTTAAGTTACCCTGGAATTTTCTTTGCAATAACATCAATAGGCTATTCCTATGTCTCCGCTTTAGCTAAAGGATTGAATATTTATGTAGATAATCTTAAGACGATCAAATTATTAGCTAGAACAAATAAAGTTTTAATTGAAGATAAAGTTTTACTTGATGAAATAAATAGCTCTTTAGATTTCAGTAATACAACTTCTCAGGAAGATTATAGTTTCATAAAAATAAAATATCGAGTTAATTTTAATGGTAAAGACTTTATTAAGGATTTTAGAAAATATGGAGTTTTGAAATTTGGTATTTTAACTAAGCAGAAGAACCATGAAGTAGAGATCCTATCTGATTATTTAACAATAAATAATATTTATGAGGAAAGTAACAACGTAATCCATACTATAGGTAAATCTAAAGAAAATATTACTGCCATAGGATATATAAATACCCTTGGGAATTTTAAGAAGCTTAATCAAAACATAAGTATAAATATATTAAATAAAGAAAATTCCCAAAATTCCAGCACTAATATTTCGATACTAGAAGAGGATTTGAATCAAATTCCTAAACTTTTTAGATTAAGTCAGATTGGTGAAGAGTTGATAAATCGTTCCCATACTATAGCACTCACAATTAATTCAATTGCTTTATTGATGATTCCATTTATTCAATTGCACCCTATTACAGCCCTGATGATATATGGACTAAATCTTCTTATTCAAATATATTTATTACAAAATTATACTGATAATTATAAAGGAGTACTTTTTAATGACTTATGA
- a CDS encoding DUF3450 domain-containing protein, which yields MDETKNNSTLEQQKIEKELQELKNQYSSLMKEFKSLKEKDDQLNKLKDSMMSSQREFTEMNKSLQEITSKLNMMSERERKSMKNRGNILRRTAIKTVGSVLMVTDAAIKHVSMAKEGIEDIVAEAQYENNRRRRHDPEYSE from the coding sequence ATGGATGAAACTAAAAATAACTCTACTTTAGAACAACAAAAAATAGAAAAAGAATTACAAGAGCTTAAAAATCAATATTCTAGTCTGATGAAAGAATTTAAAAGCTTGAAAGAAAAGGACGATCAATTAAATAAATTAAAAGATAGTATGATGTCTTCACAAAGAGAATTTACAGAAATGAATAAAAGCTTACAGGAAATTACAAGTAAATTAAATATGATGTCAGAACGTGAAAGAAAATCTATGAAAAATAGAGGAAATATTCTAAGAAGAACTGCCATTAAAACAGTAGGTTCTGTTTTAATGGTAACTGATGCAGCAATTAAACATGTTTCTATGGCAAAAGAAGGTATTGAAGATATAGTTGCAGAGGCTCAATATGAAAATAATAGAAGAAGACGACATGATCCCGAGTATAGTGAATAG
- a CDS encoding transposase — MVLIAITLDEWVINMTLGKPKYRNLQQGNGGGTPVLKAIWDKFDFSLLLTQSGIVKRNGVPTWLIAFAYVVGLIANKNSVSRISDYATKDSLLQPMFRNLKMAQYTFSRFFTTDYNWGLFSFKRVQRLQQEEETAFTERDVIVLDDTKVAHAHGKKIPFLCWLYDSSIKINIWCMNIVATTVVLKNGLKYPLFWRIWRKVENSDEKQTKIDLSKEMLMDIRRIYTGVLWVAMDPVFMQRLFNWLTDHQYDWVTKAKRNTALYRKEIENITGRERFIPVKPSMLIKEVFFKLLISSAKDKVSAISIPNIYIKLPYRLVGKQGKVVTKYRYTPIAKAVVATRLKEDTEMMKDEFEKNKEVAATYRGAYLLISNRVDNPEEALDAYIKRWSIEVFFRTAKQELGLNSCHSTSESHHYAHIELIFTAETLLVYARWELNNKGAEEGFTHGEMVRNFFNATYRIVIKAQQCFQTIQVHFDTEVRQFARLIDKFWPKNLLLGWFTVQNSQYMESTA, encoded by the coding sequence ATGGTATTAATAGCCATTACTCTTGATGAATGGGTGATAAATATGACTCTTGGGAAACCGAAATATAGAAATTTACAACAAGGAAATGGGGGCGGAACGCCAGTTTTAAAAGCAATTTGGGATAAATTTGATTTTTCACTTCTGCTTACGCAATCGGGTATTGTAAAACGTAATGGTGTACCCACTTGGCTTATTGCTTTTGCTTATGTGGTAGGACTTATTGCTAATAAAAATTCTGTCTCACGTATTTCTGATTATGCTACTAAGGATAGCTTATTACAACCGATGTTTCGGAATCTTAAAATGGCTCAATATACCTTTAGCCGCTTTTTTACAACTGATTATAATTGGGGTTTATTTAGTTTTAAAAGAGTACAAAGACTACAACAAGAAGAAGAAACTGCATTTACTGAAAGAGATGTTATTGTACTTGATGATACAAAGGTGGCTCATGCCCATGGAAAGAAAATCCCTTTCCTTTGTTGGTTATATGATAGCTCCATTAAAATAAATATCTGGTGTATGAATATAGTTGCTACAACTGTTGTATTAAAGAACGGACTTAAATATCCATTGTTTTGGCGTATTTGGCGTAAGGTAGAAAATAGCGATGAAAAACAGACAAAAATAGATCTTTCAAAAGAAATGCTAATGGATATTCGCCGGATTTACACAGGGGTACTATGGGTTGCCATGGACCCGGTTTTTATGCAAAGACTTTTTAATTGGCTCACAGATCATCAATATGATTGGGTTACTAAGGCAAAACGTAATACAGCACTTTATCGAAAAGAAATTGAGAATATTACAGGCCGAGAACGCTTTATCCCTGTAAAGCCTTCAATGCTTATTAAAGAAGTTTTTTTCAAACTTCTTATTAGTAGTGCCAAAGATAAAGTAAGTGCTATATCCATACCTAATATTTATATCAAGTTACCCTACCGTTTAGTTGGAAAGCAGGGTAAAGTAGTAACTAAGTATCGTTATACGCCTATTGCAAAAGCAGTTGTAGCTACAAGACTCAAAGAAGATACTGAAATGATGAAGGATGAATTTGAGAAAAACAAAGAGGTTGCGGCTACATATCGTGGGGCTTACCTTTTGATTAGTAATAGGGTCGATAATCCTGAAGAAGCTTTAGATGCATATATTAAGCGTTGGAGCATTGAGGTTTTTTTTAGAACTGCAAAACAAGAACTGGGGTTGAATTCTTGCCACTCAACGTCGGAAAGTCATCATTACGCCCATATTGAGCTCATTTTTACAGCAGAAACTTTACTTGTCTATGCAAGATGGGAACTCAATAATAAAGGCGCTGAAGAAGGCTTCACCCACGGCGAAATGGTCCGAAACTTTTTCAACGCCACATACCGTATCGTTATAAAAGCACAGCAATGCTTTCAAACTATACAAGTACATTTTGACACAGAAGTTAGGCAATTTGCAAGACTTATTGATAAATTTTGGCCGAAGAATTTATTGTTAGGTTGGTTTACTGTGCAAAATTCCCAGTATATGGAGTCAACTGCATAA
- a CDS encoding cation-translocating P-type ATPase produces MSNYISSLHGVEMAKGNPATGRILVIFDEKHILEETIEDEIDNFINGENRKQKEPLLKRLTNVSGNKDINRNVSSINSSYPFHAMNAAHIEKILKTDFKKGLSSKFIEEKYRKYGLNEITKEKKNGFFSYLREGLKDICVKVLLASSVVSLFLGQFLEAVALGSIVLFQVGLGAVQKSKSEISLDALQNMLVQKSTVIRNGIKQEIDAKYLVPGDIIQLKSGDKVPADARILSCQDLKINESSLTGESVGVYKNNKSCKLDTDVGSRHNMLYMGTTVLSGVVRAVVVSTGRSTEIGKIANMLDTITEESTQLENMAESFITKLIKAYLIFFGIFSSIALLSGRGFAQVLMMGVTFFLGAIPEGLPVTVTTCMVLSVRRMAKKNAIVRRMSAVENLGKANVICCDKTGTLTLNEMTVREIYTNGCVYKVTGSGYSPIGNIEPIEEVDKDWVGLDELLKTGVLCNNATLVKKKDKWEIEGDPTEGALLTVAGKRNISTELLKNNFDCVKEVPFESKRMYMLSVVHNKEDDDYRVYCKGSIDKVLEKCSFIYENGLERLLTKVDKEKIVNHCNEMASKGLRTLSFSCKKLQHQEDDTTKDFVFLGFVGMEDPPREGVKESIKKCSKAGIKVIMITGDHIETARAIGKNLNILTNGLVITGNDLERMSDGELERTINDVQVFARTNPEQKYRIVKALKRLGHTVAMTGDGVNDAPAIKEAHIGIAMGMNGSDVARDAACITLVDDDFSTIVAAIEEGRSVIQNIRSTLKYLFAGAIGEMLTIFFAFVLGLPAPFLAVQMIWINLISETLLGSSLAVESPSDNILLNTSIINKDSLFDKQLRNKIFRRGLSIGLSTFAIFKGSILFGASLAKAKTLAFSNFILCQLINVYDSRFSKDRKPSKYMNIMAGISLLSLIGILYIPLLNSIFGTVPLDIISLSGLVGTVLLSRI; encoded by the coding sequence ATGTCTAATTATATTTCATCTTTACATGGTGTTGAGATGGCTAAGGGAAATCCTGCAACTGGAAGAATTCTGGTTATATTTGATGAAAAACATATACTCGAAGAAACTATAGAGGATGAGATTGATAATTTTATTAATGGTGAAAACAGAAAACAAAAAGAACCTTTGCTAAAAAGGCTTACAAATGTTTCTGGTAATAAGGACATTAATAGAAATGTTAGCTCAATTAATTCCTCATATCCATTTCACGCTATGAATGCAGCCCATATAGAGAAGATATTAAAAACAGATTTTAAGAAGGGTTTATCATCTAAATTCATCGAAGAAAAGTATAGAAAGTATGGTTTAAATGAAATAACAAAAGAAAAGAAAAATGGCTTTTTCTCTTATTTACGTGAGGGATTAAAAGATATCTGTGTGAAGGTTTTACTAGCCTCTAGTGTAGTCTCACTTTTTTTAGGTCAATTTCTTGAAGCTGTAGCCCTAGGTAGTATTGTACTTTTTCAGGTTGGTCTTGGGGCAGTTCAAAAATCAAAGTCTGAAATATCTTTAGATGCACTACAAAATATGTTAGTGCAGAAGTCTACAGTAATTAGAAATGGAATAAAACAAGAAATTGATGCGAAATATCTAGTGCCTGGAGATATAATACAACTAAAATCAGGGGATAAAGTACCAGCAGATGCAAGAATATTATCATGTCAGGATCTAAAGATAAACGAATCCTCCTTGACAGGAGAATCTGTAGGAGTTTATAAAAATAATAAGAGTTGTAAATTAGATACTGATGTCGGTAGTAGACATAACATGTTGTATATGGGGACTACAGTTTTATCAGGTGTAGTAAGAGCTGTGGTTGTTAGTACTGGAAGAAGTACTGAAATAGGAAAAATTGCAAATATGTTAGATACAATTACCGAAGAATCAACTCAGTTAGAAAATATGGCTGAAAGCTTTATTACTAAGCTAATAAAAGCATATTTAATATTTTTTGGTATATTTAGTAGCATTGCCTTATTATCCGGTAGAGGTTTTGCGCAGGTTTTAATGATGGGCGTAACATTTTTCCTAGGGGCCATTCCTGAAGGACTCCCTGTTACCGTGACTACATGTATGGTATTAAGTGTACGGCGTATGGCTAAGAAAAATGCAATAGTTAGACGAATGAGTGCTGTTGAAAATCTAGGTAAAGCTAATGTTATTTGCTGTGATAAAACCGGTACCCTAACATTAAATGAAATGACTGTTAGAGAGATTTATACTAATGGATGTGTATATAAAGTAACGGGTAGTGGGTACAGTCCAATTGGAAATATAGAACCTATTGAGGAAGTAGACAAAGATTGGGTTGGACTAGATGAACTACTTAAAACTGGAGTGCTGTGTAACAATGCTACTTTAGTAAAGAAGAAAGATAAATGGGAAATAGAGGGGGATCCAACTGAAGGGGCACTGTTAACAGTTGCTGGTAAAAGGAATATTTCAACGGAGTTATTAAAGAATAATTTTGATTGTGTTAAGGAAGTACCCTTTGAGAGTAAAAGAATGTATATGCTATCCGTAGTACACAATAAAGAAGATGATGATTACAGGGTATATTGCAAAGGCTCAATCGATAAGGTTTTAGAAAAGTGTAGTTTTATTTATGAAAATGGCTTAGAGAGATTACTTACTAAAGTCGATAAGGAAAAAATCGTAAATCATTGTAATGAGATGGCAAGTAAAGGACTTAGAACTTTATCTTTTTCGTGTAAAAAATTACAGCATCAAGAAGATGATACAACTAAAGATTTCGTTTTCCTAGGTTTCGTCGGTATGGAAGACCCCCCAAGAGAAGGTGTAAAAGAGTCTATAAAAAAATGTTCTAAAGCTGGAATAAAGGTAATTATGATTACTGGTGACCATATAGAAACAGCTAGAGCCATTGGAAAAAATTTAAATATATTGACAAACGGATTAGTAATTACGGGTAATGACTTAGAGCGAATGAGTGATGGGGAACTTGAAAGAACTATTAATGATGTTCAGGTTTTTGCAAGAACAAATCCAGAGCAAAAATACAGAATTGTTAAGGCATTAAAAAGATTAGGACATACAGTTGCTATGACAGGTGATGGTGTAAATGACGCTCCAGCAATAAAGGAAGCACATATAGGTATTGCAATGGGAATGAATGGTAGTGATGTTGCTAGGGATGCGGCATGTATCACCTTAGTAGACGATGATTTTTCGACAATTGTAGCTGCTATTGAAGAGGGTAGAAGCGTTATACAAAATATTAGGAGTACATTAAAGTACTTGTTCGCTGGGGCCATAGGGGAAATGCTTACTATTTTCTTTGCTTTTGTTTTAGGTTTACCTGCACCATTTTTGGCAGTACAAATGATTTGGATTAACTTAATTTCTGAGACATTACTTGGTTCTTCACTGGCTGTGGAGTCTCCATCTGATAATATTTTGCTTAATACTAGTATAATAAATAAAGATTCTTTATTTGATAAGCAACTTAGAAATAAAATATTTAGAAGAGGTTTAAGTATTGGATTAAGTACATTTGCAATATTTAAAGGCTCCATATTATTTGGGGCTAGTTTGGCAAAAGCAAAGACCCTTGCATTTAGTAACTTTATATTGTGTCAATTAATCAACGTATATGACAGTAGATTTAGTAAAGATAGAAAACCTAGTAAATATATGAATATAATGGCTGGAATATCTCTACTTTCCCTAATTGGGATACTATACATTCCACTATTAAATTCAATATTTGGAACAGTACCATTAGATATTATTAGTCTGTCTGGTTTAGTCGGTACTGTACTATTGAGTAGAATATAG